Sequence from the Strix uralensis isolate ZFMK-TIS-50842 chromosome 1, bStrUra1, whole genome shotgun sequence genome:
ATGGTTCTCATGTGCCCTTCTGCCTTTTTGCCGAGAATGTGGCTCTTGCCACAGGAACCTTTGATTCTCCTGGCCGACTACAAGTTGAAGGAGAAGACTTTCCTTTTGTGCTTCATTCCATGTCTGACTTTGGAGCTGCTATCAGCAAAGGAAAGTTACGTGGGAAGGCAGACCCTGTGTTAATTGTGGGTGCTGGACTTACAGCAGCTGATGCAGTACTGTGTGCCTACAACAACAACATCCCAGTAATCCATGTGTTTCGTAGAAGAGTTACCGATACAAGTCTGATTTTCAAACAGTTACCTAAAAAGCTTTACCCTGAATACCATAAGGTCTATCATATGATGTGTACTCAGTCCCATACTGTGGACTCTAATCTGCATTCTGCTTACACTAGTTTCCCTGAACACAATGTACTTTCCTTCAAAcctgaaatgaaatgtgttctTCAGAGTGCCTCTGGACTGaagaaaattttgaagttttctgtAGCCTTAGTTCTGATAGGTTCTCACCCAAACCTTTTCTTTCTAAAGGACCAAGGACATAGCATAGGTCATCACTCTAATCAGCCCATCACATGCAAGGGGAATCCTATAGAGATTGATCCATACACTTATGAATGCACTAAAGAAGCTAACCTCTTTGCTTTAGGTCCTCTGGTGGGAGACAACTTTGTACGGTTTTTAAAAGGAGGTGCATTGGGCATTGCACGATGCTTGGCAATAAGGCAGAAGAAGAAACATGAATTGATTGAAAGTGGGGATGGAGGAGGTGATGGGGTACCATAAGTAAGACATTAGAAACTTTCACATACAGAATTACAGACGTAGTCTAACAGAACACTCACTGACAGCAAAAGTTGGTAGCAGTCACATTTCTGTTGTGTACAAGTAACCTGCGCTTGTATTGCTTGGTAAAGGATGCTGATACTACAAaccttttcaaaatacaaaaaattgaTCTGCTATTACAACTGATCTCTACTCAGCTGGAATTACTTCCAGATAAACAGAAAATGAGACTAACTTACATTGACTTGCCTGTCATCTCTTGCTCAGCTAAAAGAGCAGACTTACTCTGGAAAAAGCAATGCCTACCAGAGTGGCTTTACATTTTAGTGTCAAATGTGACAAAATAGTCTTACCATGAattaaaataacttctaaaagCAGAAAGCTTGCTAAGTACCAAGTGATTCTTGATCCTAAAGCAAATTTGGAGCCTTCTGCTTGAAacaaggattttatttatttgctgtagTAACATTCCTCAACAGTTATAAATTATCCTATTTGATAATTGGACTAAAAGAAGAAGCATTCCCATTTAATCTTTAAAACATGATTTGACACAGTCCATTAATGTTTTTTCACACTATGCCTCAAGTTGGGTGAGTGCAGAAAGACTAACAGATGTTCCCCTTACAGTGATATGTACATTTCTGAGAATACTCGGTAACATAAACAATAAAGTACTGATGTAAGTGCTCTTATTACAGTGTCAGTATAATGAATATTTAGGGTACTACTGAAAAATTAAGTACATGAGAAaacttgaggtttttttgcttcctAGCTTAGGAAGACAGAATGGGATCACTTCACTGATGAAGGTGTGTGGTAGATACTCTTGTCTCCCATTTGACCAAGTATTggttatttatcttttttttctagaGCAGCACATAACACTAATACTATTTTAGCCTGCGGTTTTTGAAACTTGAAAAAGGGTTATATCTCACAGccagctgaaaaataaacaaaccaaacccaaaacaaacacactgTAGTTCCTATAAATCTTAAAGGTTGTTATGAAAGACAAAGACTTAACTTGTACCTACCTCTGAATTGAAGTTTCACCTTTCTGCTCTACATAATGTAAGACCTAGGTTTCATTTGCTGGGTTTTAGAGTAGTTAGTTTACCTAAACACTCCTGGATTATTCACCATAGTAAGGTAAGCAACAGCTAGTTAGAAAACTTAAGTTATCTTCCAGAACTCTCAATAGACAAGAGTGCTTGGTTTTAACTGATTTATTACCAAACTTTTTAATTCAGGTCCAATGTGATGGAATAGatgttatttaatttaatttttttgttatggGCTTTTTTGTGTTGAAGAACATCATGTTAGTTTAAGATACTGTATTTGCATGATTAAAATCTCCATATTAGAACTTgaacagattttcaaaaaagaaattaggCTTAGACTTTGTGAAATTGCTAGTGCTTGCTGGTTTCTCAGCTGTCTAACTTTCCTAAGTTGTAGATACCTATATGCAATAAATGCGTGTTTTCTGTGCCTACTGAATTACGGGGTTCTGTGGCTACTGCAGGCCTTTATGCATCTGAGTAAGTTACTCAGACTTTGGACACAAGTTGAAAAGGTAAAGTATGCAAGGATTAAAATGGCTGTATTTTCAGTGGAAGTCCAAAGTAATTTATGAAATGATGCTACTACTACTAGTAAATTTTAGTTTAGcataaaattaaacacaaatgAAGCAGCATTGCCTACATGGTTGGTTTAACCAGGCATTGTCAATACTAGTTAAGATACTTTTTTATACTGATATTTGAGCTGGTTTAAATGAAGCTAAATTCTAGgcttattttcttcataattgAATTAAGATTTTATAATTTGCCTTCTTTGGCAGAAACTGTGTATATATAAATCTATCCAAAACCTGTGATACCTGATATTTTTAACTGAGAATCAGTATTATAAGTGCTAAATACTTGATTATAGAACTTTATTGCAGTTAATATATTGGAAATACATCTGCGCTGTGATTAAATTCTTTCAATTTTGTGTCAATATAAATGTCCAAATACAACATATCATGGCATGTTACTGCTTTTTCATTTGTTACgtgaaacatttaaaattccagcaaaacaaaggaagcaatttatttagttattttgcAAAAAGCGGGGGGGAAAAAGCTTCAGACAGCCAGTTCTCTagcctcagctgctgcagctaCTTACAAGCTATGTGTATTGTAGTGCAAGTTTGTAGCAGAGATTTTTGTCCTGTCGTTACACAGGTATCTTTCACTGCAGTATTACAGCACCTTGAGGTTTAACAGCTTTTTTTGGCCAAACTTGTCAGTatttttgagacaaaaaaaatctcatatgaGACCCCTTAGTTGGGCAGTGAAATTTTCTCTGGCCATCCTTATTAAGCCAGCGTAACAGTATTTCTTTCAACCAAACCTTTACTAAAAAATCATCCAGTTTCTTCTAGGAATTGCTAGGTTTAAAGTTGTAGCTGGACTTTCTCACTTCTGGGTTTCTGATTTCGagagaaatttctgtttctcccctCTTTGGTATTTTGAGAGAATAAGAGATTCAAGCTTTGCCTTAGGGTAGCTTTACCTAAAGCATTATATCATACTTACTGCATTTATTGTGGATTAGATATTGTCAACGAATAGTGTCTTTTGTGGAAATACTTTGtttctcagatttaaaaaaaaaaaaaattgaatttcctGTATAATAGTTCCCAGAAGGGCGACTGTTTGCTTCTTTGAGCTCTTCTTTCAGTGAGAAAGATAAGCTTTTAAACATCACGGATTTAAAAACGATATTTAGTACTTAAGCTTAATATAGACaggaagaatataatttttagcTAAAGGAATTTAATTTGGATTTACAGAATTTGTAAAGGAATGTTAACCCATACTGTGTGTTTTCTAATAGGCTAGTGGGAAAATGTCTTACATTTGGGTTTGGTTCTTAATGCTGAGTGTGTCTCCTAGCTAAATTATCACTAAGATTATTTTAAGTAGCATCCAGCTGTTGAACTGGGACTAAGATTTGTCATAGTAGATTTCTGTGACAGTCTGCCTCATATGTGATTGTTTTAACAATAGGTGCTTGTTAATGAAGACACCTGATGGGGCAGTAGGAGATGGCACAGACTTTCTTTTGGTTTCCAGTAGATGATTGACTTCTGCTTAAAACATTTTCCACAAAAGAGTAAGGCTGTTTTACCCTGgtgagaaaatgcagaaattcttTCTGCAAGTAATCCAGAGAGTGGTGATGATAACATCAGATTCTTTTCTCTCAGGAAAATGGGCTAGCAGCCTGAGCTTGTCAGTGAATGTGTGGAAAGAGTAGAGCTCCCAGAAAGTGCCTATACATGGAGTAAGGGACACCAAAGTGCATCTCACAGCTGAGGGAACTTAGGAAATTGTTGGGCTatactgtattttccttctaGCCTAGTGAGTGtaggcaccttttttttttttttttaatgattaatttCATAGTGATGGTTGCATAATGTAAAAAACTCATTTTATAGAAGGAGGTGGCTGTAGCTTCTTTCTCTCACAGCTCAAGAACTGAAAGAAGGCTCGAGCCAGAAATGCAGAGTACTTATTCAAAgctggaagaaattaaaaactgagaCCCAAACTTTGAGACAGGCCTGACTTGCACGTCCagttgaaaggaagaaaaggccattCTTAGGCCAACTGCTcttgagagagaaagaaagggcgTAAAATTTGCAAACTTCTAGCAAGTCCTCACTGCTAACAAGCGATGACCAGTGAGGAACAATGGGAGGAATGCAGCAAAGAATCTGAGCAGTATGAAGTGCTGAAGTGAATCCATGCAGCGTTGACAGGCTGGTGGTCTCCCATCCTCTTCTGTCAAGATCTGTGTACTGTAACGTTAGAGCTCTGTGCTGGAGCTATTAGTCCAACATGTTGCCGTTTATTTTTAACTGGCTGTTAACTAAAGTTACACTGAAATGCAACACGTGTATGAACTAGAAGCAATTGTATTTGCTCAGAAGCTGTAGGACTGGATCAGTAAGGTGTATGCCAAGAGATGAGACTTGGTTGCTCTGCTATCATATTGTATTTTCATGTAATAGCAGAATCTGTGCTGTAACAGTGCTAGCTCCCAAACATTTCTAAACAGCAAGAGGTAGCACACATGCTTTAAAGGCAGCtgattatttgattttattattattcatacagtaatgatttcattttgaagaagttatgaaacaaaaaaatgctaaaagCTTTATACTGCTACATTTTAATTGAGATAATATTTTAGAACCTTACAGTATCAATGTTCTGTcatcattttggattttttttgaggTGACAACACGATGGGAGCACAGAACCTCAGCTGATGTGAGAGCTTTCTGGACATTTACTTCCCCCTTTTCCCCTTGCCCAACCTGAAAGAAAAGTCATGCTTTGTTTGACATAACCATAATACCTAATTCTATTTGGCAGAAACAATGGGAACTGAAATGTTCTTTGACAGAGAAAGGAAGGCTTTGGTGACATTAGGGGTACAAATTTGTAGCAAGGATATTGAATTATAAACAgctcattttctgaaaaagaCTAAATTTGAGGGAATATGGTACATTGGTGTTTCAGTTTAGCTAATTTTTGAAGCTTGAATTATGTAAGGAATTGTGAAGTCAAGGATGAATTTGGTGTAAGGAACAAGGATTATGGGAGAAAAAGCATTTATAGTGTAAATATAGTGAAGCTAAGCACTGTTTTAAAGATGGTTTTGTCTTTGCAGACACTAGAACGTTTCAGCTCAAGCAAACCCTGAACCTTAATTCACATGACATGTCTGCATGCTAGCTGCTTTTCTTCTATCAAAGATCATTTTGTACTTACAGGGCATATTAGGCCAACTCTTAAAACCTAGTGGTCATCAGTAGTCatcaaaactaggaaaaaaatacacttcatATTCTTAGCTCTCCTATCCTTTTGAAACTACTCGTTCTGGAGACTAAGTTAATCTAATTTGCACTTTCCTCCTCCATCTCTTTATTCTGAGATCACTGGCAATATGTAAGTGTCAGCCTACGCTGCCTACAGTGGATGCTCAAGAAACTAAAATTCAGCTTCATGTTCCTGGACACCCTCTGTAGACTTACATGCCAGCATAAAGAAAATGAACGACTAGGTTTGTtatgtatttacaaaatattacagaattctGGCATTTCTAGGTTCTTTTTTAACTAGgtgtataaagaaaaaatagctgTCCATAAATACAAAGCTAGAGACAAGGTGATCAGAGACTTGATACAGTTCCAGGGGATACTCTGAGGAGAGGGAAATGGTTCATTTTTTCATCAGCTTGAATTCTAGGACCAGTGTCTATGTGAACACTGAGTTACTGCTGTTCAAGAACTGATCCTGCTACCTTACATCTACCTGGCACAATTTGGAAAGTCAATACTCTGATCTTGCCTGTTTCTCTACTAGGTCGGATATGGTGGTTGTGGAATTACAGTTCTAAATGAGATAAAGACTTATATTCATCTATCTGTATGTTTGTTCACACACATGATATACCCAGACTTGGAGATACTATGTAAATGTCATTTCCCTGTGTCatgcctcagttttccttttgctggaGTATGCTTGGgtcatatcctttttttttttttagatgggCAATGTAAATGTGTACAGAACATCTGCTGTCAGCTGGAATATATTCTCTTTCTGAGCTGCAAACAACTTGTGAGCAAAACCTCAGCTTTGATTAGATGATAAACCTACCTGAGGTTTGCATGCTAAGCTTGTTTTATCTTCATGTGTGAAAACTGATGATGGACTGAAGGCTAAATGGGTGATATTAAAACAGTTTCACCTAGAAGCCAATTATTTTAGAGAAGTGGGGAactcttaaaggaaaaaaactgaggaggaagaggcatTGAGAGAGCTGTAGTGTTCATTTGCATGGATCTGATGCTGTAGCCAATGCTTGAGAGAGATTCTGATAGTCAAAGTTGGGGCAGAGTGCTAAAGCAAGTGGCAGGGGAAGCTACTAGTTAGGGAAATCTGGTTTTGTCTAGCATTTCTATAACTATCTCACTGGAATGTGGTGATGGTGGTTCTCAAAACATTGCAAGAAGAGTGAGGAATAATAGTAAGGAAGACAGTTCAGGTTTTGCCATGTTTGGCCTCAGTTCTAAGGAGATACCAGAACACAATCAGGATTTGTGAATCAAACACCAGATGTGGTCAAATGTGACTAAAGAGAGATTCAAGAAAGGGAAACAGCAAGAGAAGAGCTAGTTTTATGGGGGGGGAAGACAGGGTAAGAATAAGGACTGAGAAGTCACCTGTACATAACAGACTGGTAATAGGAGAGCTGAGAGGGGTTTGGGCATAGGTCTATAGCAGAGACTTCAGCTACTGTCTCAGTTCTGAACTGATGTTTGATGGTAAACACGTGGAATGGAGCCTCTTGGACACATCAGGAATGGAGGTAATGATGGGGGCTTAGCACTCTGGAGGGAGTCAATGGTGCGGTCAGTGGATGGACGAAACCAAAGCTGACTGCAAGCACACTTTCAGCATATAGGAACAGGTGCAGTGACAGCAGAAGCCAGCCCTGCTGCACCAGCCCCCCCAATTCTGTGAGAAGATGGGGAGTAAGGGTAGGAGAAAAAGGGGCAGACTCAGATGTGAACATCAgaagtagaaaacaaaaagattatCTCAGTAGTCTTGCCAAAGAAGGCAATGGCTTCCCTAACTGATGTAGGAAAGACAGGAAGTCAGCTGAAACTGGTGTAAgttaaactgaaaattttgtttttgCAGGGATACAGCACCCATCCTCTATGTTAGTGGTGCATGGAGTAATTCAATCTGCTTTAAACTGTGTTCAGCTAAGCTGCTGAATgcaagactgtattttaaaagccttGCTAATAAAAAGTATATTTAGTTTATGTATTGTGTACATCTCCTTCCTGTGAGCAGTGTGAACAAATATAATACATGCTATATAAAAAAGCAATCCCAACAAACCCTCAAACTTTGTGTTATACAGAAACATGCAAGAAACAAGATCTGAAGATAAGTTTCTGCTTAGATGTATTTTTAGGTGAAGAGCATCATTTTGTCAAAAAGATTGTGGTTTGATGTAGATGAGAGAAGCCTTAGATGTCACGTCTGAGTTACTGAACTTGTTTCAACCTTCTGAAGAAAATCAACACCACACATGTTCTGTCAGAAAACCAGTGAGCTGAATGGTGAAACCACAGGACACAAGCCCCACAGAATGAAAATGCAGCCGAAGTTCTGAACTGCAGAATGCAAAGTTAATTGCCCTTGCTTGTGctcacagcttttgctttacctataaaactgtctttatctcagcctaGGAGTTCTTCCACTTTCACCCTTTTGCTTCTCCTCCCccatgctgctggggcaggaggggggcaagcgagcagctgcatggggCTTGGGTGCCTACTGGGGTTAGCCCACAACAGtgtgttttataaaataaaggaaacatcAGCTCAAGTTAATATAATAGTTCCAGGGGTAAGGCAAACACTGCTTTGATTTATTGCATGTTCAGGCTCCCAAGACTTGTATCATGTAATCATGTCCTTTATCATGTACCCCAAGCTTCTCTAACAGAAGGCCCAAACCAGTAAGCCAACAAGTATATTTCGTCTAATGTCTGGAGCTGAAAATCATGACAAAGTTATGCTAAAATAGAAGGAAGGCTTCAGTATTATGAACAGGATGTTACATGAATTTGGAATCACAATTCAAGCCATAGCTAAGGGGTAGAGGTTTAGATGTCTAAGCTTTTTTAATGCAAGCACAACTTCATGTTTAAATAACAAAAAGCTCAGCTTCACTAGTCTACAGGCTTCTCATCAACCAGACAGCAGATGCAACTGAATCAGAAACCAAACTATTGCATATTAAGCACCCTCAAGTTTGACCTGAAACAGGAACACACACTGGGTGTACCTTTAGCCAAGTGCTGATCCTTTATTTTCTTGGCACTACTGTGGAAATCCCCACAATACCCTCCCCTCTCAAGAGCACACAGTTGCCTGAGAAAGAGTGCAGAGAAATCTGAAGATGATGTTGGAAATTGATACAGAGAAGACATCTCAAACAAGATCTATAAAGAAAGCTCGAAGTGTTTGGGGGTGCTCCCCAGTCACATAGTGGGCAAGTCCAGCAGTCCTAGGACACTAAATGACTAAAAAAAGTAACAAAGCTGCTAAATTCAAATGTCTGTGGAACTGGATTTGAAGAGCCCTGAGTTATAGAACACGAATAGAAGAGTGGTCTCAGATGGGCCACCAAGGTTGCTTGAACCCCAGCAGACTGAAGTTTGAGCAGCAAAGGACATAGCATTTACTTCCTCACAGAAGCCCCCTGTACGTTGCGTCTTGTGAGAATTTCTAAGGTGAAAGGACAAGCTCGGTTTTTACAACCGTAAACACATTTCTGAAGGAAATCACATTTCTCCATGGATATTCTGCTGTCTAAGCTATTTGCTTGAATTCAGtaacaaaaatcaaaaaaggTCATCCTCAGCAGTCTACAAGAGCTGCCCCATTGGACCAGTGGGTCTTTTAACAGGAAAACCTGAATATTCTCATTGTGACAGTAGAAAAACTCACTTGAGGGTGCAACAAACAGCAGTCAGTACATCTCCTCCAGCAAGTATTTCAACTGGtgaagaagcatttttaaaggtatttggtGGACAAGATTTGATGTGCCCTGATGCAAGTTACAATCCCAAAACATTCATGTCTATGCTGAACTCGGAGGTACTGGTTTTGCACTCTGTGCATCACTCTGGACATCCCTGACCAAGTGACCAAGAAGATGTCAAGACAGATCTGAGGAAACACTGGTTTTTGAAGACTAAATATTTTCTGAGACTATGCAACCACGTGGACTTCAGCGTATCTGTTATCTTGATATACACAGATCTGACTATGCTGTTCTTCAAATCTAGTACGTGACAGAGTGGCTTGAAACAGCTCAGCTCATCTTGCTTGCATGTTCTGAGCTCTCGCCAGAGGAAGTAGTTTCGTTAATGAGTACTTAAAGTCAACTGCATCAACCAGATTACTTCCTCACGTGAGGAAGGAGATCCTACCATTCTGCCTCTTGAAACAGGATGCAGTGGGGCTACTGTCCATCTTCCATCATGTCTTGGCTTCATATAGGTGAGCAGAAAGTCTGGAAGGCTTTTCTCACTCGACTTCCAGGGGAATCCCTCAAATTCCAAATTCTCAGATCATTAAGATGAGCTCTCCTAACACAAGAATGGGTAGCTGTTTCATAGCTTTCACTGCTGATATAGATGATGGAATTATTTTGAAGGGCAGATTTTTACACAGTGATTGCAACAAGTAAAAACATGAGAGGAAGAAGTGGGTCAAATTATCTAAAATCCCAAATTGGAGTGCAATAGTTCTTTAAGATTTTCTCTGGCTTGGAAGTAGCTTTTAACAAATGGACATTCAAATTGAGTTAACActgcaaatgaaaatacattgaagtgagagaaaaaaagctgtttttttcagctCCAAGATCTTCTGGAACAGTAATACTTGCTCTACATAATGGACCACAGAGAAGACTATCACGATCAGGTATCAGCTGCATTTAAGCCCTTCTCAACAGATTCCCAATTCTTAAGACAATACCCATGAAAATGTGCTGAAGCAGCTCACTTAACAGAGAGAAGCTCATTGAATTCTCTTGGCCTGAATCTTCACAACTGGATAACAGATGTTATTTCCAATAGCAAGGGGATTCATTTGGCTTCTTTGCCACTAGATCTAGAGCTTTaaagtttttactttttcattttccaggaaAACTCCCTCCACCTCCCAACCAGTTTGTTTTggctgtagggtttttttatttatttaagtcttattttgggggtggggttcCCCCCCCTACTTGACTCCCAGAAGTTATCAGATTCGGTCTTCTCCCCCTCTAACTTGAGTCTCATTACAAATAAAACCAATTACACAACATCATTATATCAGAATTTACACTCTGAGGAATGTACAAGGTTATTTCTCACTACAGGAAAGTACACAGACTCTCATGATCTGATGGTTCTCATCATGCAGCTTTTGGGCTTTCTGTATACATCTTTTGTTCTTAAACAGCCAAATGCAGCGCTCTTCTATttacaaaggaaaggaaatattcagagaaagaaactgcacttgcctctctctcccttccacagaaaccaaaattaaaatgcttgttgctgctgcaaaattttttggtatgtttttctgAGTTTGTAAGAGTGTTTCTAGCCTAACTGTAGGCTGTTCAAACAAATATTGAAGATTTGAAGACATAATAGGGCAAAAATCACTGAATTTTAGAATTTAAACATTTGATTCAAATCTGCCATCACACAAAATTGGTGGCTGATTAAAAATAATGTCACCAACTTCAAAAATAGGAAGAAGCTTGACCTTATCAATATTAAATACTTCTTATTTACTCAGATACAAATTTAAAGTTTGGTCTAACTTATTTATGAAGTCTTCAAAAACCTTCACCTAGAGACAAAATTGTCAATATACAAAAATCTAATTAACAAAGCCTTTCTGAGAAGAATAAAGCCTGATGCTaacttcctttctttcccaaaaatAGCACTGATAAGCAAATATTAGAAATAAACAGCCTAAAATTAAATCCTAAGTATCTACGGTATTTTACTGAGCATTAATCTGAAGCAAATAATGTTAAGGTCTCGAAAATGTGCAATCTGTAAGTATCAAGCAGTgacagaaacttttctttttctttaataaagacAAGACTTAA
This genomic interval carries:
- the OSGIN2 gene encoding oxidative stress-induced growth inhibitor 2 isoform X2, which gives rise to MPLIEETVLPGDSLLTLPVVIIGNGPSGICLSYLLSGYRPYLSPEAIHPNPILHTKLEEARHLSIVDQDLEYLSEGLEGRSSNPVAVLFDTLLHPDADFGYDYPPVLHWKLEQHNYIPHIVLGRGPPGGAWHSMEGSMLTISFGDWMELPGLTFKEWAASKRRNIKSDRVMPEEIACYYKHYVKVMGLQKNFRDNVYITSVSRLYRGKDDEDRSQLNENISTPHLEMEDGQKSLIKRNWEVRGYQRATDGSHVPFCLFAENVALATGTFDSPGRLQVEGEDFPFVLHSMSDFGAAISKGKLRGKADPVLIVGAGLTAADAVLCAYNNNIPVIHVFRRRVTDTSLIFKQLPKKLYPEYHKVYHMMCTQSHTVDSNLHSAYTSFPEHNVLSFKPEMKCVLQSASGLKKILKFSVALVLIGSHPNLFFLKDQGHSIGHHSNQPITCKGNPIEIDPYTYECTKEANLFALGPLVGDNFVRFLKGGALGIARCLAIRQKKKHELIESGDGGGDGVP